The stretch of DNA tttgcgattttcatgaataggaaacgttgcgttttGGTAATGATctagtttctaggggtatttatgaccgctgcgttatgctaatgcgtttgaggctatgattacgctcccggatccgggtttgatcgtcgcaagaggttttaacactgcattgttggttaagggcttgtaagttaaaatttcactgtaaggtgaaataccTGTGTATTCAACTGTTGTGTTCGGCGGGTGTGACAAATGAAAATTGTTTTGATTTGACCCTCTGTCGTCAGCACCTTTCTGGATATGAGTCAGTGCTTTTGCAAGACTATTCTCTCTGTGATGACACCTGGATGTGAGTCAGTGCTTTTTACAAGACTATTCTCTCTGTGATGACACCTGGATGTGAGTCAGTGCTTTTTACAAGACTATTCTCTCTGTGATGACACCTGGATGTGAGTCAGCTAGTGATTTTTACAAGACtattctctgtgatgtcacctgGATGTGAGTCAGTGCTTTTTACAAGACTATTCTCTCTGTGATGACACCTGGATGTGAGTCAGTGCTTTTACAAGACTATTCTCTGTGATGACACCTGACACCTTTTTACAAGACtattctctctgtgatgtcacctgGCTGAGTCAGAGTTTTTACAAGActatctctctgtgatgtcacctgGATGTGAGTCAGTGCTTTTTACAAGACTATTCTCTCTGTGATGACACCTGGATGTCAGTCTGTGATGTCACCTGGATGTGAGTCAGTGCTTTTTACAAGACtattctctctgtgatgtcacctgGATGTGAGTCAGCTAGTGCTTTTTACAAGACTATTCTCTGTGATGACACCTGGATGTGAGTCAGCTAGTGATTTTTACAAGACtattctctctgtgatgtcacctgGATGTGAGTCAGCTAGTGCTTTTTACAAGACAATTCTCTCTGTGATGACACCTGGATGTGAGTCAGCTAGTGATTTTTACAAGACTATTCTCTGTGATGACACCTGGATGTGAGTCCTGGACTATTCTCTGTGATGACACCTGGATGTGAGTCAGCTAGTGCTTTTTACAAGACTATTCTCTCTGTGATGACACCTGGATGTGAGTCAGTGCTTTTTACAAGACTATTCTCTCTGTGATGACACCTGGATGTGAGTCAGTGCTTTTTACAAGACTATTCTCTCTGTGATGACACCTGGATGTGAGTCAGCTAGTGATTTTTACAAGACTATTCTCTCTGTGATGACACCTGGATGTGAGTCAGCTAGTGCTTTTTACAAGACTATTCTCTCTGTGATGACACCTGGATGTGAGTCAGCTAGTGCTTTTTACAAGACTATTCTCTCTGTGATGACACCTGGATGTGAGTCAGTGCTTTTTACAAGACTATTCTTTGATGACAAGACTGCTTTTTACAAGACTCTCTGTGATGACACCTGGATGTGAGTCAGTGCTTTTTACAAGACTATTCTCTCTGTGATGACACCTGGATGTGAGTCAGCTTTTACAAGACTATTCTGCTGTGATTTTACAAGACTATTCTCTCTGTGATGACACCTGGATGTGAGTCAGTGCTTTTTACAAGACTATTCTCTCTGTGATGACACCTGGATGTGAGTCAGTGCTTTTTACAAGACtattctctgtgatgtcacctgGATGTGAGTGATGACACCTGTGATGTCACCTGTGAGTCAGCTAGTGCTTTTTACAAGACTATTCTCTCTGTGATGACACCTGGATGTGAGCCAGCTAGTGCTATTTACAAGACTATTCTCTCTGTGATGACACCTGGATGTGAGTCAGCTtttagactattctctctgtgaTGACACCTGGATGTGAGTCAGTGCTTTTTACAAGACTATTCTCTCTGTGATGACACCTGGATGTGAGTCAGTGCTTTTTACAAGACTATTCTCTCTGTGATGACACCTGGATGTGAGTCAGTGCTTTTTACAAGACTATTCTCTCTGTGATGACACCTGGATGTGAGTCAGCTAGTGCTTTTTACAAGACTATTCTCTCTGTGATGACACCTGGATGTGAGTCAGCTtttagactattctctctgtgaTGACACCTGGATGTGAGTCAGTGCTTTTTACAAGACtattctctctgtgatgtcacctgGATGTGAGTCAGTGCTTTTTACAAGACTATTCTCTCTGTGATGACACCTGGATGTGAGTCAGTGCTTTTTACAAGACTATTCTCTCTGTGATGACACCTGGATGTGAGTCAGTGCTTTTTACAAGACtattctctctgtgatgtcacctgGATGTGAGTCAGCTAGTGCTTTTTACAAGACtattctctctgtgatgtcacctgGATGTGAGTCAGTGCTTTTTACAAGACTATTCTCTCTGTGATGACACCTGGATGTGAGTCAGCTAGTGCTTTTTACAAGACTATTCTCTCTGTGATGACACCTGGATGTGAGTCAGCTAGTGATTTTTACAAGACtattctctctgtgatgtcacctgGATGTGAGTCAGTGCTTTTTACAAGACTATTCTCTCTGTGATGACACCTGGATGTCAGTCAGCTTTTACAAGACtattctctctgtgatgtcacctgGATGTGAGTCAGCTAGTGCTTTTACAAGACtattctctctgtgatgtcacctgGATGTGAGTCAGCTAGTGATTTTTACAAGACtattctctctgtgatgtcacctgGATGTGAGTCAGCTAGTGCTTTTTACAAGACtattctctctgtgatgtcacctgGATGTGAGTCAGCTAGTGCTTTTTACAAGACTATTCTCTGTGATGACACCTGGATGTGAGTCAGCTAGTGATTTTTACAAGACtattctctctgtgatgtcacctgGATGTGAGTCAGCTAGTGCTTTTTACAAGACtattctctctgtgatgtcacctgGATGTGAGTCAGCTAGTGATTTTTACAAGACtattctctctgtgatgtcacctgGATGTGAGTCAGTGCTTTTTACAAGACTATTCTCTCTGTGATGACACCTGGATGTGAGTCAGTGCTTTTTACAAGACtattctctctgtgatgtcacctgGATGTGAGTCAGCTAGTGATTTTTACAAGACtattctctctgtgatgtcacctgGAGTGTGCTTTTTACAAGTCTGTGATGACACCTGGATGTGAGCAGTTTTTACAAGACTATTCTCTCTGTGATGACACCTGGATGTCAGTCTATTGCTTTTACAAGACtattctctctgtgatgtcacctgGATGTGAGTCAGTGCTTTTACAAGACTATTCTCTCTGTGATGACACCTGGATGTGAGTCAGTGCTTTTTACAAGACtattctctctgtgatgtcacctgGATGTGAGTCAGCTAGTGCTTTTTACAAGACtattctctctgtgatgtcacctgTGATGTCACCTGGAGTCAGTCAGTGCTTTTTACAAGACTATTCTCTGTGATGACACCTGGATGTGAGTCAGCTAGTGATTTTTACAAGACtattctctctgtgatgtcacctgGATGTGAGTCAGCTAGTGCTTTTTACAAGACAATTCTCTCTGTGATGACACCTGGATGTGAGTCAGCTAGTGATTTTTACAAGACTATTCTCTGTGATGACACCTGGATGTGAGTCAGCTAGTGATTTTTACAAGACtattctctgtgatgtcacctgGATGTGAGTCAGTGCTTTTTACAAGACTATTCTCTCTGTGATGACACCTGGATGTCAGTCAGCTtttagactattctctctgtgatgtcacctgGATGTGAGTCAGCTAGTGCTTTTTACAAGACtattctctctgtgatgtcacctgGATGTGAGTCAGCTAGTGCTTTTTACAAGACTATTCTCTCTGTGATGACACCTGGATGTGAGTCAGCTATTGCTTTTTACAAGACtattctctctgtgatgtcacctgGATGTGAGTCAGTGCTTTTTACAATAATATTCTCTCTGTGATGACACCTGGATGTGAGTCAGTGCTTTTTACAAGACtattctctctgtgatgtcacctgGATGTGAGTCAGCTAGTGCTTTTTACAAGACtattctctctgtgatgtcacctgTGATGTCACCTGGATGTGAGTCAGCTCGTGCTTTTTACAAGACtcttctctctgtgatgtcacctgCTTGCAGTCTCAGTCAGCCTCTTCAACAGCCAACAGTTTGAATGACTGAGTCAATGATTTGGTTTAGTTGGAAAGACTACTGTGTAACAGAAGTGGTTTGTTGAAACACGCCCACGTGATGACAAGTAACCTGGTCTGAGACATGAAGACTTGTATTGGGTACACAAGGCTTACTTGTTTGGGACTTGGTCCCTGTGGCGGaatcaaatcagcggaaattttagagcgccacctatagttttcgataaaactcaaactttcattaaaacacacatgcaaggtactgaattaaagctacacttgttgtgaatctagccaccaagtcagatttgtaaaatgcttttcggcgaaagcatgagaagctattatctgatagcatgcaccccccagaataccagaccgtcaacaaaacaacagattttgcggtagccagctctacccaaaacgcagaaataaaatataaaacattcattacctttgacgagcttctttcttggcactcctatatgtcacataaacatcacaattgggtctttttcccgattaaatccgtcattgtatacccaaaatgtgatttgctgaagaccggtctgatccagaaaaatgcccctttacaagacgcaacgtcactttttaaaattacaaaagttgcctataaacttttacaaattacttcaaattacttttctaaaccaactttaggtattaataaacgttaataatctatcaaattgatcacggggcgatctgtattcgatagcagcaagtcttgaaatcatactccatgttttcactttcataacatcctgtggtgcGCCCCAAGAAAGGTAGTGCCAATACGTCATctaaccaaggataaagcagactgaaaatgccagtactggcgacatcgtgctgtaggcgtttacaggggatcctcatgtattttcttcagccttagacaatacattgactggcggatgaatattatttttgtgtttttggtgaacagtttttcgaaggatttttactcctaaacacgttatgttatagccacagacacgatttaaccagttttagagacttcagagtgttttctatacacacacacttatcatatgcatatactatattcctggcatgagtagcaggacgctgaaatgcgatttttaacaaaaagctgcgaaaatccgcagcctccttaacaggttttaagctCAGTGGGCTAAAACAGTCATTTGCGGTGCAGGAGATCTGGGTTCAAACCAGGGTCTCATATTGAATCTGGTGTAGACTGGTAGAACTAATCAAATGGTCTCATATTGAATCTGGTGTAGACTGGTAGAACTAATCAAATGGTCTCATATTGAATCTGGTGTAGACTGGTAGAACTAATCAAATGGTTTCATATTGAATCTGGTGTAGACTGGTAGAATAATCAAAGGATTTCATATTGAATCTGGTGTAGACTGGTAGAACTAATCAAATGGTTTCATATTGAATCTGGTGTAGACTGGTAGAATAATCAAAGGATTTCATATTGAATCTGGTGTTGACTGGTAGAACTAATCAAAGGGTGTCATATTGAATCTGGTGTAGACTGGTAGAACTAATCAAAGGGTGTCATATTGAATCTGGTGTAGACTGGTAGAACTAATCAAAGAGTAACTTAGATGTGAGAGTGATACATCTCTCAGactgaccctttctctctctttctgtctccccttcctctatctctctctgtctccctgtctctctgtctccccctcctctgtctttctgtctctctgtgtcccactcctctctgtccccccctctctcttcctccagtaTCTCTGAGCGTCCGTCCCAACAGATCTCAGTTCTTTGAATATGAGTCTTTAATTGTGAGCTGTGAGGTTCAAGAGAGCTCTGCTGGATGGACACTGAAGAGATACACATCGACTGGGAAGCTTTCAGCTTGTGGAACCGACTGGGGAAAACAACAAGGTTTTTCATGCATCGTGTCACTAATACTATCAGACAGTGGGGTGTACTGGTGTGAGTCTGGGTCTGGAGAACACAGCACTGCTGTCAACATCACAGTACATGGTATGTCCACAAATCTACTAATAttatagtgtttagtgtttaatCTGgtttcagatagctgatgttatgTTTATATATGatgattatatattatatacagttggagctgtgatcctggagagacctgtttatatatgatgtttatatattatatacagctggGGCTGTGATCCTGGAAAGCCCTGCCCTTCCTGTGACTGAGGGACATTCTGTGACTCTGCGCTGCCGATACAGAAAGGACAAGGAAATTAATGTAACACACTCAAACCTCACAGCCGATTTCTACAAAGATGGATCCCTCATCAGGACTGAGACTACAGCAGAGATGACCATCCCTGCAGTATCCAAGTCAGATGAAGGACTCTACAAGTGTTCCAACTCTGAAGGAGAATCACCGGAGAGGCTGATGACTCTGACAGGTGaggaaaaaaaaatcacattccaaatagttctattttgtttTAGGAAATGCACATTTTAAGCCATTCAGAAATtcagtgctgtctgtctgtctgtctgtctgtctgtctgtctgtctgtctgtctgtctgtctgtctgtctgtctgtctgtctgtctgtctgtctgtcaaacttttcaggtgttctgccactgtgtactctctgttttgggccaaatagcattctagtttgttctGTATTGTTGTTaattccaatgtgtcaagtaattctctttttgttttctcatgatttgattgggtctaattgtgttgctgtcctggtgctctgtggggtgtgtttgtgtttgtgaacagagccccaggaccagcttgcttaggggactcttctccagcttcatctctctgtaggtgatggctttgttatggaaggtttgggaatcgcttccttttaggtggttgtagaatttaacggctcttttctggatttggataatttgtgggtatcggcctaattctgctctgcatgcattatttggtgttctacgttgtacactgaggatatttttgcagaattctgcatgcagagtctcaaatttggtgtttgtcttggttggtgagcggaccccagacctcacaaccataaagggcaatggtttctataactgattcaagtatttttagccagatccaaaTTGGgatgtcaaatgttatgttcctgttgatggcatagaatgcccttcttgccttgcctctcagatcgttcacagctttgtggaagttacctgtggcgctgatgttcaggccaaggtatgtatagttacctgtggcgctgatgttcaggccaaggtatgtatagtttttgtgttcTCTAGGggaacagtgtctagatggaatttgtatttgtggtctggctgactggaccttttttttaaacacaattattttggtcttactgagatttactgtcagggcccaggtctgacagaatctgtgcagaatatctaggtgctgctgtaggccctacttggttggtgacagaagcaccagatcatcatcaaacagtagacatttgacttcagattctagtagggcgaggccgggtgctgcagacttttctagtgcctgcaccaattcgttgatatatgtCAGAggttggggcttaagctgcatccctgtctcaccccacggccctgtgggaagaaatgtgtgtgttttttgcctattttaactgcacacttgttgtttgtgtacatggattttataatgtcatatgtttttcccccaacaccactttccatcaatttgtatagcagacccttatGCCAAATTCagtcaaaaaatgtttttaaatcaacaaagcatgagaagactttgcctttgttttggtttgtttatttgtcagTTAGGGTgagcagggtgaatacatggtctgttgtatggtattttggtaaaaagtacatttgacatttgctcagtacattgttttcactgaggaaatgtacaaatCTGCTGTTAATGTGTCATGCCCTGTCCTTAAAGatcctttttatttctctatttggttaggtcagggtgtgatttgggtgggcattctagtttttctatttctttgtttggcctggtatggttcccaatcagaggcagctgtctatcgttgtctctgattggggatcatactgagGCAGCTgtgtatcgttgtctctgattggggatcatactgagGCAGCTgtgtatcgttgtctctgattggggatcatactgagGCAGCTgtgtatcgttgtctctgattggggatcatactgaggcagctgtctatcattgtctctgattggggatcatactgagGCAGCTgtgtatcgttgtctctgattggggatcatactgagGCAGCTgtgtatcgttgtctctgattggggatcttatttaggcagccctttttcccaccttagtttgtgggatcttgtttttgtatagttgCCTTGTGCACTGCAATACTGCACGTTTGTtatattctttgttgtttttgttgtaagTTTCACGATTAAATataatgtggaactctacgctgcgccttggtccaatcatttcaacgaacgtgacagaagatcccaccaccaaaggaccaagcagcatggccaggaggagcagggatcctggacCCGGGAGAAAAGGGAGTGGAGGACATAATGGAGGACATAATGGACAATGGGAAgaggtaatggcaggggacaagaccctgccatggaagcaggtggagGCAGCGAAGGACGGTAAACTACGACTCCGGGGTTCGCAATCACGAcgcaagcacgagaggcagccccaaaaatgtattggggaggGTGGCACACGGGGGGTCGGTGGAGTCAAggagtgaaccagagccagtctgggagagGAAGGTGAACTTGGAGGGGAGTGAAGGGACTCAGAGACAGTTAATGAGTTGATGGGGAAATTGAAGGAGAGTGTGTCCTTAGTTTAatgccacctgagtcagctctccgtACTCGTCCTGAGGAaccgtctggtgaagactgtgcccgGCCCCACGGACCGGGTCTCCAGTACGTCTCCCCAGCCCTGCACATTCTGTGCCAGCTCTCCGCACTCGCTTTGAGGAGCGTGTTATCGTTCCGGTACAATGTGTGCCGGTTCTACGCAccgtctccagtgcgcctccacagcccggtacgtcctgtgccagttaCCCACACTTGCCGTGCGAAGGTTGTCATCCGTCCAGGACatgttgtgccagctctacactccaggcctcctgtgtgtctccccagcccggtacgtcctaTGCCTGCTCCACACACAAAGCTTCCAGTGATGATCTATGGccagaagcctccagtgatgatccatggcccggagcctccagtgatgatctatggcccggagcctccagtgatgatccatggcctgaagcctccagtgatcatccatggcccgaagcctccagtgatgatccatggcccgttgcctccagtgatgatccatggcccggagcctccagtgatgatccatggcccagagcctccagtgatgatccatggcccgaagcctccagtgatgatccatggcccgaagcctctaatgatgatccatggcccgaagcctccagtggtgatccatggcCCGTTGCCTCCAGTGacggtcggcagtccagagcctccagcgacggtcggcagtccagagcctccagcgacggtcggcagtccagagcctccagtgatgatcggcagtccagagcctccagtgatggtcggcagtccagagcgACGATCACggcaccagaggcgccaccaaagttAGTGCAGCCATGTGCGGAGCGGGTTCTGCGTCCCGCACTGGAGCCGCCACTGAGGGTAGATtaccacccagaccctcccctaaaggttcaggtttgcggccgggagacTGTACTTTggggggtggtactgtcacgccctgaccttagacatcctttttattctctattttgttagatcggggtgtgactagggtgggcaatctatgtttctatttctttgttggcctagtatggttcccaatcagaggcagctgtttatcgttgtctatgattggggatcatactgaggcagctgtttatcgttgtctctgattggggatcatactgaggcagctgtttatcgttgtctctgattggggatcatactgagGCAGCTgtgtatcgttgtctctgattggggatcatactgaggcagctgtctatcgttgtctctgattggggatcttatttaggcagccctttttcccatcttagattgtgggatcttgattttgttcGTTACTGTGTAGCCTTCAGAACTTTCCGTTcgtttttgtatattgttgttTATTGGTGttcatttttaaataaacaaagatgttcacctaccacgctgcaccttggtccaatccttcTCTAAACGAACGTGACATAattataatgcagaggatttccccaaggttgctgttgacgcatctctctctgtctctttctctcagttctctctcctccagactcTCTGAGTGTCCGTCCCAACAGATCTCAGTTCTTTGAATATGAGTCTTTAATTGTGAGCTGTGAGGTTCAAGGGAGCTCTGCTGGATGGACACTGAAGAGATACACATCGACTGGGAAGCTTTCAGCTTGTGGAACCGACTGGGGAAAACAACAAGGTTTTTCATGCATCGTGTCACTAATACTATCAGACAGTGGGGTGTACTGGTGTGAGTCTGGGTCTGGAGAACACAGCACTGCTGTCAAAATCACAGTACACGGTATGTCCACAAATCTACGAATATTATAGTATTTAGTGTTTAATCTGgtttcagatagctgatgttatgtttatatatgatgttaatatattatata from Oncorhynchus tshawytscha isolate Ot180627B unplaced genomic scaffold, Otsh_v2.0 Un_contig_976_pilon_pilon, whole genome shotgun sequence encodes:
- the LOC121844783 gene encoding low affinity immunoglobulin gamma Fc region receptor II-a-like isoform X2; the encoded protein is MEHTCLLLLLFSTLVYSGLSHNGVSLSVRPNRSQFFEYESLIVSCEVQESSAGWTLKRYTSTGKLSACGTDWGKQQGFSCIVSLILSDSGVYWCESGSGEHSTAVNITVHAGAVILESPALPVTEGHSVTLRCRYRKDKEINVTHSNLTADFYKDGSLIRTETTAEMTIPAVSKSDEGLYKCSNSEGESPERLMTLTAGAVILESPALPVTVGDSVTLRCRYQGTPSDLKADFYKDGSLVRTETTGEMTIPAVSRSDEGLYKCSNSEGESPERRMTLTDPTTVPVLSMSLPRLLSSLLVVCPYLLVTVILLVKGIRRRAQGERFEEQ
- the LOC121844783 gene encoding Fc receptor-like protein 5 isoform X1 codes for the protein MEHTCLLLLLFSTLVYSGLSHNGVSLSVRPNRSQFFEYESLIVSCEVQESSAGWTLKRYTSTGKLSACGTDWGKQQGFSCIVSLILSDSGVYWCESGSGEHSTAVNITVHAGAVILESPALPVTEGHSVTLRCRYRKDKEINVTHSNLTADFYKDGSLIRTETTAEMTIPAVSKSDEGLYKCSNSEGESPERLMTLTVLSPPDSLSVRPNRSQFFEYESLIVSCEVQGSSAGWTLKRYTSTGKLSACGTDWGKQQGFSCIVSLILSDSGVYWCESGSGEHSTAVKITVHAGAVILESPALPVTVGDSVTLRCRYQGTPSDLKADFYKDGSLVRTETTGEMTIPAVSRSDEGLYKCSNSEGESPERRMTLTDPTTVPVLSMSLPRLLSSLLVVCPYLLVTVILLVKGIRRRAQGERFEEQ